The Penaeus chinensis breed Huanghai No. 1 chromosome 29, ASM1920278v2, whole genome shotgun sequence genome window below encodes:
- the LOC125040849 gene encoding barH-like 1 homeobox protein → MMTVEVCGRVAVPSVSPGGSSNSEGGAGVDDAQNDRGVPASPARDTTADPPVHRPKFMITDILAQRGPPTPTEDQGEGGGASATATDSLKRLNVLGGPDDDQMGDDGGHHDDDDSNDAGPAVKKQRKARTAFTDHQLQTLEKSFERQKYLSVQDRMELAAKLSLTDTQVKTWYQNRRTKWKRQTAVGLELLAEAGNYAALQRLYGPAYGWPYPPQPSSAAAAAAAAAALSPAAASVDLYYRQAAAAAALQKPLAYRLYPPGLPILPPVPSDPLRDALRPEALRPEAIRPDLLRQEALRLDRPELLKSEGGKFDAGRLLPTDVRLLSPPGGRDPDDDGMSLGEAGRVGLLRPSVTPSPPHCPSPTDLRVRVSPGPHSDSHKAPH, encoded by the exons ATGATGACCGTGGAGGTGTGTGGGCGGGTGGCGGTGCCCAGCGTATCTCCGGGGGGCTCGAGCAACAGCGAGGGCGGTGCGGGGGTCGACGACGCCCAGAATGACAGGGGCGTTCCAGCCTCGCCCGCCCGCGACACGACCGCCGACCCGCCCGTGCACAGACCCAAGTTCATGATCACAGACATCCTTGCCCAGCGagggccgcccacgcccacggaaGACCAAGGCGAGGGGGGAGGCGCGTCGGCTACGGCCACAGACTCCTTAAAGCGCCTCAATGTCCTGGGAGGTCCGGACGACGACCAGATGGGGGACGACGGAGGCCACCACGACGACGACGACA GCAATGATGCAGGACCCGCCGTCAAGAAGCAGCGGAAGGCGCGGACGGCGTTCACGGACCACCAGCTGCAGACGCTGGAGAAGAGCTTCGAGCGGCAGAAGTACCTGAGCGTGCAGGACCGCATGGAGCTGGCGGCCAAGCTCAGCCTCACCGACACGCAGGTCAAGACGTGGTACCAGAACAGAAG GACGAAGTGGAAGCGCCAGACGGCCGTGGGGCTCGAGCTGCTGGCCGAAGCAGGCAACTACGCCGCCCTTCAGAGGCTCTACGGACCCGCGTACGGGTGGCCGTACCCGCCCCAGCCGTcctcagccgccgccgccgccgctgccgccgccgcgcTCAGCCCCGCCGCCGCCTCCGTGGACCTGTATTACCGccaagccgccgccgccgccgccctccaGAAGCCCTTGGCCTACCGCCTGTACCCGCCTGGCCTGCCCATCCTGCCGCCCGTGCCCTCAGACCCCCTCCGCGACGCCCTCAGACCAGAGGCGCTCAGACCGGAAGCCATCAGACCCGACCTGCTGAGACAGGAGGCGCTGAGACTCGACCGGCCAGAGCTGCTCAAGTCCGAGGGAGGCAAGTTCGACGCCGGCCGCCTCCTGCCGACGGACGTGCGCTTGCTGTCCCCGCCGGGGGGCAGGGACCCCGACGACGATGGCATGTCcctgggggaggcggggagggtcGGCCTCCTGCGTCCCTCGGTgaccccctcgcccccccactGCCCCTCGCCCACAGACCTCCGAGTGAGGGTGTCCCCGGGCCCCCACAGCGACTCCCACAAAGCTCCGCACTAA